In Theileria parva strain Muguga chromosome 4 map unlocalized ctg_529, whole genome shotgun sequence, one DNA window encodes the following:
- the METAP1 gene encoding metallopeptidase family protein M24 translates to MTVKISKYFMKNSFLTPKLVLEKICPNLANKNGLKSQKNFKQTVRYGEYPVLSHDPIPSHIPRPYYAQNRTEDELKIYYNQKLPFAEVKNEEQISKMRAAAKIAAKCLKLCLDSTEKGVTADFVDRKAQDFIVSSGAYPSGVNFHGYPRAICVSVNEVACHGIPNMRPFHESDVVSYDCTVFYDGFFGDCAATCIVGEAPEEIKKLVLVSKECCYVAIDSLKPGVKFSKLAKLVSNHAEKNGFSVIKEFGGHFIGHVLHMPPMMQFSHPSSTPGVAEEGHVFTIEPIICQGDNSIYTWEDGWTNATSDNGFCSQFEHTVLVTRDGCEVLTLP, encoded by the exons ATGACAGTTAAAATAAGCAAGTATTTCATGAAAAATTCCTTTCTTACACCAAAACTCGTATTGGAGAAGATATGCCCTAATTTGGCAAACAAGAATGGACTAAAATCCCAAAAAAACTTTAAACAAACAGTTAGATATG gTGAATACCCTGTTTTATCGCATGATCCCATTCCTAGCCATATACCCAGACCATATTACGCCCAGAATCGCACAGAAGAtgagttaaaaatatactaCAACCAGAAACTACCATTTGCTgaagttaaaaatgaagaacAAATCTCCAAAATGAGAGCTGCTGCCAAAATCGCTGCTAAATGTTTAAAGTTATGCTTGGATTCTACAGAAAAAG GAGTTACCGCTGATTTTGTTGACAGAAAGGCCCAGGATTTTATCGTTAGTTCAGGAGCTTATCCCTCTGGAGTTAATTTTCATGGATACCCTAGAGCTATATGTGTTTCAGTAAATGAAG TTGCCTGTCACGGCATACCTAATATGAGGCCTTTTCATGAATCGGACGTTGTTTCCTACGATTGTACTGTTTTTTATGATGGCTTTTTTG GCGACTGTGCTGCAACTTGTATAGTCGGCGAGGCTCCAGAAGAGATCAAAAAGCTGGTTTTAGTTTCAAAG GAATGCTGTTACGTTGCTATTGATAGCCTGAAACCCGGTGTCAAATTCTCAAAACTGGCTAAACTTGTTTCGAACCACGCTGAGAAGAACGGATTTTCAGTTATAAAGGAGTTTGGAGGACATTTTATTGGTCATGTGCTCCACATGCCTCCCATGATGCAGTTCTCTCACC CGAGTTCAACTCCAGGAGTAGCTGAAGAAGGTCACGTTTTTACCATTG agCCCATAATTTGTCAAGGAGATAATTCCATATACACTTGGGAGGATGGATGGACCAATGCCACTTCAGATAACGGTTTCTGTTCTCAATTTGAGCACACTGTTCTAGTTACCCGTGACGGATGTGAAGTGTTAACCCTCCCTTAA
- the RPL26A gene encoding ribosomal protein L24: MKTSKTVSSSRRKSRKAHFTAHSSKRRIIMSAVLSRELRQKYNVRSIPIRKDDEVMVVRGQYHDREGKVTQVYRKKWKIYIERITRDKNNRESVQVGIHPSNVVITKLRLDKHRRKILERKGKSSTKGKYTEHDVKV; the protein is encoded by the exons atgaaGACAAGCAAAA ccGTTTCAAGTAGTAGAAGGAAGAGCCGCAAGGCCCACTTTACTGCCCACTCAAGTAAAAGAAGGATAATTATGAGCGCAGTTTTGTCCCGTGAACTTAGACAAAAGTATAACGTCAGATCAATACCCATCAGGAAGGACGATGAAGTCATGGTGGTAAGAGGCCAATATCACGACAGAGAGGGAAAGGTCACCCAAGTTTATCGTAAGAAGTGGAAGATTTACATTGAACGTATAACCAGAGACAAAAACAATCGTGAGAGTGTCCAAGTTGGAATCCACCCTAGCAACGTCGTTATTACAAAGCTAAGGCTTGACAAGCACCGTCGTAAGATACTTGAAAGAAAAGGGAAATCATCGACAAAAGGAAAATACACCGAACACGACgttaaagtataa